One Natator depressus isolate rNatDep1 chromosome 6, rNatDep2.hap1, whole genome shotgun sequence DNA window includes the following coding sequences:
- the LOC141988394 gene encoding complement factor B-like, with translation MEDAVCGDAEGIQGGEVVYPKIRTNGSILEYRCPPNSYAYPVSWRVCQSSGKWSPLRNAFESAQRPSCITYTCTGYITFENGWHQPRQNKYRVGDTITFHCQPGHRLFGAACRTCLANGEWSGRTAVCDPEDSLCPWPGIPLGGHRQGHVFEPGRAVRFTCLRELVLRGSPRRVCQNSGQWSGEEPRCEGRYAYDNVSSVAKHLDMSEEITAHARTGANIYFVVHTSGSVGAENVKISGEFIIAVMEQATRVSDKVWFTVVAFASSAQLVSVLTQSPAEVEAAWEQFQNTSSFTQPGTNVGAALGQVLSLIQTAPPRTSARKHIVVLITSGRHNVGLDPARVSARIRAAIPNPDQNLDIFALGVGDAHKEQMERIATKEPGTQRSFYLQNYGDLGALTQLVWGLGEGLGCGVRGVGRSQFIGRVFRGEQAEEKQWPWQVSLKFKDKNQHNRGGGSIVAPSWILTAAHNVWDAEARRAMAPERVTVLVGLTTLQKDSPGLPVGQIIVHEGYKGFSDFSFDIALLSLTHPLAFTPKIRPVCLPCTAEMSHILDLPAAGWEETCAYQGGILTGHGGEQEEREIRGVITGWGKTASRPQGTSMLQQAEVVIQSRPRCQQALKNFTSHMFCAVGEKGQDACQGDSGGPFVVKRNQHWIQVGIVSHGSTEQCDGSALGAYTSIPRLMGWIRKKVPELGFE, from the exons ATGGAGG ATGCAGTTTGTGGGGATGCGGAAGGTATCCAAGGGGGTGAGGTCGTGTACCCCAAGATCCGAACCAATGGTAGCATCCTGGAGTATCGCTGCCCCCCGAACAGCTACGCCTACCCTGTGAGCTGGAGGGTCTGTCAGTCTAGCGGGAAGTGGTCACCTCTGAGGAATGCCTTCGAGTCAGCCCAGAGACCCTCCTGCATCA cctaCACCTGCACTGGCTACATCACCTTCGAGAACGGGTGGCACCAGCCTCGGCAGAACAAGTACCGGGTCGGGGACACGATCACCTTCCACTGCCAGCCCGGGCACCGGCTCTTCGGCGCAGCCTGCCGCACCTGCCTGGCCAACGGCGAGTGGAGCGGCCGCACGGCTGTGTGCGACCCCGAGG ACTCCCTGTGTCCCTGGCCGGGCATCCCCCTTGGGGGGCATCGCCAGGGCCACGTCTTCGAGCCAGGCCGAGCCGTGAGATTCACCTGCCTCCGGGAGCTGGTGCTGCGGGGCTCTCCCCGCCGCGTCTGCCAGAACTCGGGCCAGTGGTCGGGGGAGGAGCCACGCTGTGAGG GCCGCTACGCCTACGACAACGTGAGCTCTGTGGCCAAGCACCTGGACATGTCAGAAGAAATCACGGCGCACGCACGAACAG gcgcCAACATATACTTTGTCGTGCACACATCGGGCAGCGTCGGGGCCGAGAATGTGAAAATAAGTGGGGAATTCATCATCGCCGTCATGGAGCAG GCCACCCGGGTCTCTGACAAAGTCTGGTTCACAGTGGTGGCATTCGCCAGCTCTGCCCAGCTGGTATCGGTTCTGACCCAGAGTCCCGCAGAAGTGGAGGCAGCCTGGGAGCAGTTCCAGAACACAA GCAGCTTCACCCAGCCAGGCACCAACGTGGGGGCGGCGCTGGGGCAGGTTCTGTCCCTGATCCAGACGGCGCCGCCCAGAACCAGCGCCAGGAAACACATCGTGGTGCTGATCACAAGCG GGAGACACAATGTGGGGCTGGACCCAGCCAGGGTGTCAGCGCGAATCCGGGCAGCCATCCCCAACCCGGACCAGAACCTGG ATATCTTCGCTCTGGGGGTCGGGGATGCCCACAAGGAGCAGATGGAGCGAATCGCCACGAAGGAGCCGGGAACCCAAAGATCCTTCTACCTTCAGAACTACGGAGACCTGGGGGCCCTCACCCAGCTGGTGTGGGGCTTGG GCGAAGGACTCGGCTGTGGGGTGCGGGGCGTGGGGCGGAGCCAGTTCATCGGGCGGGTTTTCCGTGGGGAGCAGGCGGAGGAGAAGCAGTGGCCCTGGCAGGTGTCTCTGAAGTTCAAAGACAAG aatCAACACAATAGGGGAGGGGGCTCGATCGTAGCCCCCTCCTGGATCCTGACCGCGGCCCACAACGTCTGGGACGCCGAGGCCAGGCGAGCCATGGCCCCGGAGCGAGTGACTGTGCTTGTAG GGCTGACCACCCTCCAAAAGGATTCCCCGGGCCTCCCCGTGGGGCAAATCATCGTCCACGAGGGGTACAAAGGGTTCTCGGATTTCAGCTTCGACATCGCGCTGCTCAGCCTCACCCACCCTCTGGCCTTCACCCCCAAAATCCG GCCTGTCTGTCTCCCCTGCACCGCGGAGATGAGCCACATCCTGGACCTGCCAGCGGCCGGCTGGGAGGAGACGTGTGCGTACCAAG GCGGGATCCTGACGGGGCACGgcggggagcaggaggagagagaaatccGGGGCGTCATCACCGGCTGGGGGAAGACGGCCAGCCGGCCCCAGGGGACCAGCATGCTGCAGCAGGCAGAGGTGGTGATCCAG AGCCGCCCGCGCTGCCAGCAGGCGCTGAAAAATTTCACCTCCCACATGTTTTGTGCCGTAGGAGAGAAGGGTCAAGACGCCTGCCAGG gtgaCTCCGGGGGACCCTTCGTGGTGAAGCGAAACCAGCACTGGATACAG GTTGGCATCGTGAGCCATGGCTCCACCGAGCAGTGCGACGGGAGCGCCCTCGGGGCTTACACCAGCATCCCGCGGCTCATgggctggatcaggaagaaggtccCGGAGCTGGGATTCGAGTGa
- the TNFRSF12A gene encoding tumor necrosis factor receptor superfamily member 12A has protein sequence METWGGLVMVLLVLLGGAWAEPAGGTSCPGGQSWSPDLDKCMDCTICLRRTKNDFCATCGEPQSQDARLWLAVGGTVGGVAVLGLVGGALLWAHCRKREKFTTPIEETGGHSGEESLID, from the exons ATGGAGACTTGGGGGGGCCTCGTCATGGTGCTGCTCGTGCTTCTGGGGGGCGCCTGGGCCGAGCCGGCCGGAG GTACCTCCTGCCCGGGGGGCCAGTCCTGGAGCCCCGACCTGGACAAGTGCATGGATTGCACCATCTGCCTCCGGCGCACCAAGAACGATTTCTGCGCCACGT GTGGTGAGCCCCAGTCCCAGGACGCCCGGCTGTGGCTGGCCgtggggggcactgtggggggagTCGCTGTGCTTGGCCTGGTGGGGGGGGCCCTGCTATGGGCCCACTGCCGCAAGAGGGAGAAATTCACCA CCCCCATAGAAGAGACTGGAGGCCACTCGGGCGAAGAGTCGCTGATAGATTGA